A region from the Acidimicrobiales bacterium genome encodes:
- a CDS encoding ferredoxin yields the protein MNIVVDLNICQGHSQCEEAAPEIFQVREGDNGYQSVVVNANPEAALREKLEMAVRRCPTEALSISD from the coding sequence ATGAACATCGTCGTCGACCTCAACATCTGTCAGGGCCATTCGCAGTGCGAAGAGGCGGCTCCGGAGATCTTCCAGGTACGCGAAGGGGACAACGGTTACCAAAGTGTCGTCGTCAACGCGAACCCGGAGGCTGCGCTGCGCGAGAAGCTCGAGATGGCCGTCCGTCGCTGCCCGACCGAGGCGCTCTCGATCAGCGACTGA